In one window of Synchiropus splendidus isolate RoL2022-P1 chromosome 15, RoL_Sspl_1.0, whole genome shotgun sequence DNA:
- the pex5 gene encoding peroxisomal biogenesis factor 5 isoform X3 gives MAMRELVEADCGGANPLMKLTGHVTQEGGAWRHRSTPTIPPTPIELATEEELVNEFLQAPPRPPQTFDMGQLLEEMQQIDQQSFRQAPQRAPDVAALALSGDWTAEFLSSSDSASAPGLIALGDAADADWTKEFIAEAADPGRWAEEYLEQSEEKLWLGDLGDKENEWTKEYQASEELKQTANELVAKVTDPKLQNTEFLTETGGGSLPLETPERNEKIELTKAKQAEQWAKVVRQNLPPESNLFPSSPHFQVSEESAEAWVDEFAATGPDFQQAKAAVESDVDFWEKLQEEWEEMAKRDAESHPWLSEFDQLLTTSYDKGYQFEEENPYLSHPDPLTEGVKRMEAGDIPGAVRFFESAVQKEPENQLAWQYLGTCQAENEQEFAAISALRRCLELKSDNLTALMALAVSFTNESLHRQACETLRDWIKHNPKYRGVLQQDELQRDATEAGEKERERFGSLLPESLFTDVQSMFLRAANADSSQVDPQLQCGLGVLFNLSGEYDKAVDCFSAALSVTPQDYLLWNKLGATLANGSRSEEAVAAYRRALELQPGFVRSRYNLGISCVNLGAHREAVEHFIEALSLQRQAAGDRATAAKGPGGAAAAVMSDNIWSTLRMALSMMGETALYPAADRRDLDTLLAHFCQREPEGSTE, from the exons atggcgatgcgGGAGTTGGTGGAGGCCGATTGCGGGGGAGCCAACCCCCTCATGAAGCTGACTGGCCATGTGACCCAGGAAGGAGGGGCGTGGCGCCACCGCTCCACCCCGACG ATTCCTCCAACTCCCATTGAACTAGCCACTGAAGAAGAG CTGGTGAATGAGTTCCTTCAGGCCCCGCCGAGACCCCCGCAGACCTTCGACATGGGTCAGCtgttggaggagatgcagcagatCGACCAGCAGAGCTTCAGACAGGCTCCACAGAGAG CTCCCGACGTGGCGGCGCTGGCTCTCTCCGGAGACTGGACGGCAGAGTTCCTCTCGAGCTCCGACTCGGCTTCTGCACCGGGGCTCATCGCTCTCGGAGACGCCGCAGACGCCGACTGGACTAAAGAGTTTATTGCCGAGGCGGCAG ATCCCGGGCGATGGGCCGAGGAGTATCTGGAGCAGTCCGAGGAGAAGCTGTGGCTGGGAGATCTGGGAGATAAAGAGAACGAGTG GACAAAAGAATATCAGGCCTCAGAGGAGCTCAAGCAAACCGCCAATGAACTTGTGGCAAAGGTCACCGACCCCAAGTTACAGAACACAGAG TTCCTGACAGAGACAGGGGGAGGAAGTCTTCCATTGGAGACCCCTGAGCGGAACGAGAAGATTGAGCTAACTAAAGCTAAACAGGCCGAGCAGTGGGCCAAGGTCGTCAGGCAG AACTTGCCGCCTGAGTCCAACCTCTTTCCTTCCTCACCTCATTTCCAGGTGTCTGAGGAGTCAGCGGAAGCTTGGGTGGATGAGTTTGCAGCAACGGGGCCTGATTTTCAACAAGCCAAAGCTGctgtggag AGTGACGTGGATTTCTgggagaagctgcaggaggagtgggaggagatGGCCAAGAGGGACGCAGAGAGCCACCCGTGGCTGTCGGAGTTTGACCAGCTGCTGACCACCTCCTACGACAAG GGTTACCAGTTTGAGGAGGAGAACCCGTACCTGAGCCACCCAGACCCGCTGACGGAGGGAGTGAAGAGGATGGAGGCGGGCGACATTCCTGGAGCTGTTCGCTTCTTCGAAAGTGCCGTTCAGAAAGAACCGGAAAACCAGCTG GCGTGGCAATATCTGGGAACCTGCCAAGCAGAAAATGAACAGGAGTTTGCTGCCATCAGCGCCCTGCGCAG ATGTCTGGAGTTGAAGAGCGACAACCTGACGGCACTCATGGCTCTGGCCGTCAGCTTCACCAACGAGTCTCTGCACCGGCAAGCCTGCGAGACACTGCGCGACTGGATCAAACACAACCCCAAGTACCGCGGCGTGCTGCAGCAGGACGAGCTGCAGAGGGACGCCACCGAAGCTGGcgagaaggagagggagcgcTTCGGCTCGCTGCTGCCGGA GTCCTTGTTCACTGACGTCCAGTCCATGTTCCTAAGAGCCGCCAACGCAGACTCCTCTCAGGTGGATCCTCAGCTGCAGTGCGGACTCGGCGTCCTCTTCAACCTCAGTGGCGAGTACGACAAGGCGGTGGACTGCTTCTCCGCCGCACTCTCCGTCACGCCACAG GACTACCTGCTGTGGAACAAGCTGGGCGCCACGCTAGCAAATGGCAGTCGCTCGGAGGAGGCCGTCGCCGCCTACAGAAGAGCCCTGGAATTGCAGCCGGGCTTTGTCCGCAGCCGGTACAATCTGGGAATCAGCTGTGTGAACCTGGGAGCTCACAG gGAGGCGGTGGAGCACTTCATCGAGGCCCTGTCTCTGCAGCGACAGGCGGCTGGTGACCGAGCCACCGCGGCAAAGGGACCCGGGGGCGCGGCCGCTGCTGTGATGTCCGACAACATCTGGTCCACACTGCGCATGGCCCTGAGCATGATGGGCGAGACCGCACTGTACCCCGCCGCCGACCGCCGGGACTTGGACACACTGCTGGCTCACTTCTGCCAGAGGGAACCGGAGGGCAGTACCGAATGA